In Nitratireductor basaltis, the following are encoded in one genomic region:
- a CDS encoding L,D-transpeptidase: MKRREFIFLAGVSTFLATTSRSSAHQARAFRLADRFQPQFVAFDGYAPGTIVVDPRNHFLYLAMPRGRALRYGVGVGKAGLAFRGRAIIGRKEKWPSWRPTANMIRREPAKYARFATGVPGGPGNPLGARAMYLYRDGRDTMYRIHGTNQPQSIGRSVSNGCIRMLNEHVKDLYERVPLKTKVVVL; the protein is encoded by the coding sequence ATGAAAAGACGTGAATTCATTTTCCTGGCGGGTGTTTCTACCTTTCTAGCAACAACATCCCGCAGCAGTGCGCATCAGGCACGCGCATTCCGCTTGGCGGATCGTTTCCAGCCGCAATTCGTCGCATTCGACGGATATGCTCCTGGGACCATCGTGGTGGATCCTCGAAATCATTTTCTCTATCTGGCAATGCCGCGCGGACGTGCCCTGCGTTATGGAGTAGGGGTTGGGAAGGCTGGGTTGGCATTTCGCGGACGTGCAATCATCGGCCGAAAGGAGAAATGGCCCTCTTGGCGACCAACAGCCAACATGATCCGGCGTGAGCCAGCCAAATATGCACGCTTTGCCACTGGTGTTCCCGGCGGGCCAGGCAATCCATTGGGAGCTCGAGCCATGTATCTGTATAGAGATGGACGAGATACGATGTACCGTATCCACGGCACCAATCAGCCTCAGAGCATTGGGAGGTCCGTCTCCAATGGATGCATTAGGATGCTTAACGAGCATGTGAAGGATCTATACGAACGGGTCCCGCTCAAGACCAAGGTGGTAGTGCTGTGA
- a CDS encoding multicopper oxidase family protein, translated as MMNRRKLLGIGAAGAAAVSAKAWAKTSNMGLPEAALMESPATQPPLAPSVGPDYNPVVTLNGWTLPFRMNNGVKEFHLVAEPVERELADGMVAYLWGYNGQSIGPTIEAVEGDRVRIYVTNKLPEHTSVHWHGLILPSGMDGVGGLSHPGIPPGKTFVYEFDLIKSGTFMYHPHADEMVQMAMGMMGFFIVHPKDPAFMPVDRDFLIMLNAFDIDPGSYVPKIMTMTDFNLWTWNSRVFPDIDPLVVSKNDRVRVRVGNLTMTNHPIHMHGYDFEVTCTDGGWVRPEARWPEVTIDIPVGAMRAYEFDALYEGDWAIHCHKSHHTMNAMGHDVPTFIGVDKSLLAQKIRKLRPEYMPMGTAGMADMGEMSMELPDNTIPMMGGWGPHGPLEMGGMFSVVKVREGISAGDYTDPGWYENPPGTQAYEWTGVLPDFTTQDSPATHITSTQEKNSEGHGAHQVDKH; from the coding sequence ATGATGAATAGACGCAAACTGTTGGGCATTGGAGCGGCAGGTGCAGCCGCCGTTTCTGCAAAGGCCTGGGCTAAAACCTCCAATATGGGACTTCCGGAAGCGGCGCTGATGGAAAGTCCAGCAACACAGCCCCCGCTCGCCCCGAGTGTTGGACCGGATTACAACCCGGTCGTCACACTTAATGGCTGGACGCTCCCGTTTAGGATGAACAATGGAGTGAAGGAGTTTCACCTCGTTGCTGAACCCGTCGAACGCGAATTGGCGGATGGCATGGTCGCTTACCTGTGGGGCTATAATGGACAGTCTATCGGCCCCACGATCGAGGCAGTTGAGGGAGACCGTGTTCGTATTTACGTTACCAACAAGCTCCCAGAGCACACTTCGGTTCATTGGCACGGATTGATTCTGCCGTCGGGAATGGACGGGGTTGGGGGTCTCTCGCACCCCGGCATCCCGCCCGGCAAAACCTTCGTCTATGAGTTTGATCTGATCAAATCCGGCACCTTCATGTACCATCCCCATGCAGACGAGATGGTGCAGATGGCTATGGGGATGATGGGCTTCTTCATCGTCCACCCCAAAGACCCGGCATTCATGCCCGTCGACCGCGATTTCCTGATCATGCTGAACGCCTTCGACATCGATCCTGGGTCGTATGTACCCAAGATCATGACCATGACAGACTTCAATCTCTGGACATGGAACAGTCGCGTTTTTCCCGACATCGACCCACTTGTTGTCTCGAAGAACGACCGGGTGCGCGTTCGCGTCGGGAATCTAACCATGACCAACCATCCAATCCATATGCACGGCTATGACTTCGAGGTCACCTGTACAGATGGTGGGTGGGTAAGGCCGGAAGCACGGTGGCCGGAAGTCACCATCGACATTCCCGTTGGTGCCATGCGTGCCTATGAATTCGACGCATTATACGAGGGAGATTGGGCAATTCACTGTCACAAGTCTCACCACACCATGAATGCGATGGGACATGACGTTCCTACATTCATTGGTGTGGACAAATCGCTCCTTGCTCAGAAGATCCGGAAGCTTCGTCCCGAATACATGCCAATGGGCACGGCGGGCATGGCGGATATGGGCGAGATGTCTATGGAGCTACCAGATAATACCATCCCCATGATGGGAGGATGGGGGCCGCACGGCCCGCTCGAGATGGGGGGCATGTTCTCGGTGGTGAAAGTGCGCGAAGGGATCTCTGCAGGCGATTACACAGATCCTGGCTGGTATGAAAATCCTCCGGGAACGCAAGCCTACGAGTGGACTGGAGTTTTACCCGACTTCACCACTCAAGACAGTCCTGCCACGCACATTACCTCAACGCAGGAAAAGAATTCTGAGGGGCATGGTGCCCATCAGGTGGACAAGCATTGA
- a CDS encoding cation transporter: MTKELPKDPDERQRGTLWTVLLLNAAIAIGFFATGALGDSSALIANGLDNTSDSFVYAISLFALSRSDRWKRGAANVSGGLLLIFAAGILIDAVRRYYTGSEPLGPLMISMALIAAVVNGICIWLLGRLEEPDVNVRAANTFSLNDFISNGGILVAGGLVWWLGSNWPDLVVGIAVAGVAAWGGIGILRDAHGEHHKAVHQDDAKI, translated from the coding sequence ATGACCAAAGAACTGCCAAAGGATCCGGATGAACGTCAGCGCGGTACGCTCTGGACGGTTCTGCTGCTGAATGCGGCCATCGCCATCGGCTTTTTTGCGACAGGCGCATTAGGCGACTCCAGTGCGCTGATCGCCAACGGTCTGGACAACACCTCCGACAGCTTCGTGTACGCCATCAGCCTTTTCGCCCTGTCTCGTTCGGACAGATGGAAACGTGGGGCCGCCAACGTGTCGGGAGGGCTGCTGCTGATCTTCGCGGCTGGCATCCTGATCGATGCTGTTCGCCGCTACTACACCGGCTCCGAACCGCTCGGCCCGCTCATGATTTCCATGGCCCTCATTGCAGCGGTCGTGAACGGCATCTGCATCTGGCTTCTTGGTCGGCTCGAGGAGCCGGACGTGAACGTCAGGGCGGCCAACACCTTCAGTCTCAACGACTTCATTTCGAACGGCGGAATTCTCGTCGCGGGCGGTCTCGTCTGGTGGCTGGGCAGCAATTGGCCCGATCTCGTGGTCGGTATCGCGGTCGCCGGCGTCGCCGCCTGGGGCGGCATCGGAATCCTGCGCGACGCGCATGGCGAGCACCACAAGGCGGTCCATCAAGATGACGCCAAGATCTGA
- a CDS encoding copper-binding protein, with protein sequence MKARALITLAAVLSLAAVPAIASEYTKGKVKKVDMKANKVTIIHEELKNLDMPAMTMVFVTKDEAMLEKLKEGQSIEFVADRLNGKLTVLEVK encoded by the coding sequence ATGAAAGCGCGTGCTCTGATTACTCTTGCTGCTGTTCTTAGCCTTGCTGCTGTACCGGCAATCGCTAGCGAATATACGAAAGGCAAGGTCAAGAAGGTGGATATGAAAGCCAACAAGGTCACCATCATCCACGAAGAACTGAAGAATCTCGATATGCCTGCAATGACCATGGTCTTCGTCACCAAGGACGAAGCAATGCTGGAGAAATTGAAGGAAGGTCAGTCCATTGAGTTTGTGGCAGATCGTCTAAACGGAAAGCTCACTGTCCTCGAGGTGAAGTAG
- a CDS encoding cupredoxin domain-containing protein produces the protein MKAAFLMVSLAIFAGPAIAAGTHAGGHGEYMAGEPGALSEVNRSIEIEMRETDDGEMIFQPAAISVRAGETIRFIIKNAGELEHEFVVDHHDKMMEHKELMQRFPEMEHDDPNAIRLSSASSGEIIWKFSNTGNFEFGCLLPGHYEAGMKGSILVAAH, from the coding sequence ATGAAAGCAGCATTCTTGATGGTGTCACTTGCCATTTTCGCGGGGCCGGCCATAGCGGCTGGCACTCATGCGGGTGGCCATGGCGAATACATGGCAGGTGAGCCCGGAGCGTTATCTGAAGTAAACAGGTCGATCGAGATCGAGATGCGGGAAACCGATGACGGGGAGATGATCTTCCAACCCGCGGCAATCAGCGTGAGGGCCGGCGAGACAATACGCTTCATCATCAAAAACGCAGGAGAGCTCGAACACGAGTTCGTCGTGGACCATCACGACAAGATGATGGAGCACAAGGAACTCATGCAGCGGTTCCCCGAAATGGAGCATGATGACCCAAACGCCATCCGCCTCTCAAGTGCCAGCAGTGGCGAAATCATCTGGAAGTTTTCCAATACCGGGAACTTCGAGTTTGGTTGTCTTCTTCCCGGCCATTACGAGGCCGGCATGAAGGGCAGCATCCTCGTTGCTGCACATTAA
- a CDS encoding DUF305 domain-containing protein, with translation MSYIRFGLMILTSTVVMFILMYLNTYAFEHVYFSETRTYMAILMGATMAIIMLAFMLGMYKNTALNIAIFVGAAVVFAGALWLVRSQVTVSGESYMRAMIPHHSIAIMTSERAQIEDARVRKLADEIIDAQRKEIAEMAYLIEDLADGNMVKEIYEDPAPEPGSVQDALNKVMISSLDLAPMSEEEADKVLQPGERCTFRRSQESDPILWAARDGSSAAAKLNGVLVELESPADPAAASAQFTTEGMTVAVGPFDEEDDPRKEAELVFELDEGLKVGYTGYYACSR, from the coding sequence ATGTCCTATATCCGTTTCGGCTTGATGATCCTCACCTCCACAGTGGTGATGTTCATCCTGATGTATCTCAACACTTACGCCTTCGAGCATGTCTATTTCAGCGAAACACGCACCTATATGGCCATCCTCATGGGAGCGACCATGGCCATTATCATGCTGGCCTTCATGCTCGGCATGTACAAGAACACCGCTCTGAACATAGCCATCTTCGTGGGTGCGGCAGTCGTTTTCGCAGGCGCCCTGTGGCTGGTACGCAGCCAGGTCACCGTCAGCGGTGAAAGCTATATGCGCGCCATGATCCCGCATCACTCCATCGCCATCATGACCTCAGAACGCGCGCAGATCGAGGATGCACGCGTACGCAAACTGGCCGACGAGATCATCGATGCCCAGCGCAAGGAGATCGCCGAGATGGCCTATCTCATCGAAGACCTGGCCGATGGAAATATGGTGAAAGAGATCTATGAGGATCCGGCACCTGAACCTGGCAGCGTTCAGGATGCCTTGAACAAGGTGATGATCTCCTCTCTGGATCTTGCGCCTATGTCCGAGGAAGAAGCCGACAAGGTGCTGCAGCCGGGTGAGCGCTGCACCTTCCGCCGAAGCCAGGAGAGCGATCCAATCCTGTGGGCGGCTCGTGATGGCAGCAGCGCCGCAGCGAAATTGAACGGTGTGCTTGTTGAACTCGAGAGCCCTGCTGATCCGGCGGCCGCAAGCGCGCAGTTCACCACAGAAGGGATGACTGTCGCGGTTGGTCCCTTCGACGAGGAGGACGACCCGCGCAAGGAAGCTGAACTTGTCTTCGAACTCGATGAAGGCCTGAAGGTCGGCTACACTGGCTACTACGCCTGCTCGCGGTAA
- a CDS encoding MauE/DoxX family redox-associated membrane protein, with amino-acid sequence MAIQEKTKTADLYRMVMPDHVCPYGLKSKDLLERNGYTVQDHHLTTREETDAFKQEHGVETTPQTFIDGRRIGGHDDLLAHFGKEVPSEDETSYVPVIAIFTMALLMGLAVSWYMFGNIFTFRAFEWFIAFAMTLLAVQKLQDIEGFSTMFLNYDLLAQRWVRYGYVYPFGEALAGILMIAGALMWVAVPVALFIGTIGAISVFKAVYIDKRELKCACVGGSSRVPLGFVSLTENLMMIAMALWMPFRMGAGV; translated from the coding sequence ATGGCAATCCAGGAAAAGACGAAAACGGCGGATCTCTACCGCATGGTCATGCCCGACCATGTGTGCCCCTACGGGCTGAAGTCCAAGGACCTGCTTGAACGCAACGGTTACACGGTGCAGGACCACCATCTGACGACGCGCGAAGAGACGGATGCCTTCAAGCAGGAGCACGGGGTGGAAACTACGCCGCAGACCTTCATCGATGGCCGTCGCATCGGAGGGCATGATGATCTGCTTGCTCATTTCGGCAAGGAGGTCCCGTCGGAGGATGAAACCAGCTATGTGCCCGTGATCGCGATCTTCACCATGGCTCTGCTCATGGGGCTGGCGGTGAGCTGGTACATGTTCGGAAACATCTTCACCTTTCGCGCCTTCGAATGGTTCATAGCCTTTGCCATGACGCTTCTGGCCGTGCAGAAGCTCCAGGATATCGAGGGCTTTTCCACGATGTTCCTGAACTACGACCTGCTCGCACAAAGATGGGTCCGCTACGGCTATGTCTATCCATTTGGAGAGGCGCTGGCGGGCATTCTCATGATCGCAGGTGCGTTGATGTGGGTCGCGGTGCCAGTGGCACTATTCATCGGCACGATCGGCGCGATATCGGTTTTCAAGGCCGTCTATATCGACAAACGTGAGCTGAAATGCGCCTGTGTCGGCGGCTCAAGCCGCGTGCCCCTCGGCTTCGTCTCACTGACGGAAAACCTGATGATGATCGCCATGGCGCTGTGGATGCCCTTCCGCATGGGCGCAGGCGTGTAA
- a CDS encoding TolC family protein: MKNRPLAALLLPGVLAGCVSGAALEADVAAYQDPKAGFIPVFAGSAQATGKRTVWVQSQEEALELRREVKSLVVQKLVGADTAVQVALLSNKGLQAAYANIGIDAADVWQQMLPQNPTVSVGVLGIGAPEMLLFRAIEGMVTTNLQAMYTRERRVELARMKFEQTQLKAVEETLRLAADTRRAWIRAVSANEVVAYLNQGQAAADAASELAKKLGESGAMPKAAQAREHAFYAELTGQLAEARLNAKLAKEELARLMGLWGSELDFSLPNKLPQLPKSLRSGAAIEAEALRNRVDLKIALLELELAAKAFGLTNATRYLTDLELISGVEIEQEVETEYELNGGHLDQREERKLVMTPQLEFEFVIPIFDSGQARLRKAELAYLKAANLVAERAVNVRSEARSAYTSYRARHELARHYKSNVLPLRQSIEEESLLTYNGMITNTFELLADTRAKISTLLLSVSAKRDFWLADADLNAVIFGPGSGASAGSAAAPEMAESGGSPH, encoded by the coding sequence ATGAAGAACCGTCCTCTTGCAGCGCTATTGCTGCCGGGCGTGCTCGCAGGCTGTGTTTCAGGCGCAGCCCTGGAGGCAGATGTAGCTGCATATCAGGATCCCAAAGCCGGCTTCATTCCGGTATTCGCGGGATCTGCTCAGGCAACGGGCAAGCGGACAGTCTGGGTGCAGTCACAGGAAGAAGCACTGGAGCTACGCCGTGAAGTAAAATCTCTCGTTGTGCAGAAGTTGGTCGGCGCAGATACGGCGGTGCAAGTAGCCCTCTTAAGCAACAAGGGGCTGCAGGCAGCTTATGCCAATATCGGCATAGACGCTGCAGATGTATGGCAGCAAATGCTACCCCAGAATCCCACGGTTTCAGTGGGTGTACTGGGTATCGGAGCGCCAGAGATGCTCCTGTTCAGAGCTATTGAAGGTATGGTTACGACCAACCTCCAGGCGATGTATACACGCGAACGGCGGGTAGAACTGGCTAGGATGAAGTTCGAGCAGACGCAGCTGAAGGCAGTGGAAGAAACACTGCGTCTGGCAGCTGATACTAGGCGCGCGTGGATACGAGCGGTATCTGCGAATGAAGTGGTTGCTTACCTGAATCAGGGCCAGGCGGCTGCTGATGCAGCTTCGGAACTTGCCAAGAAGCTGGGCGAGTCTGGCGCGATGCCCAAGGCTGCGCAGGCTCGGGAGCACGCATTTTATGCAGAACTTACGGGCCAGCTGGCGGAAGCTCGCCTGAATGCGAAGCTGGCCAAAGAAGAGCTTGCACGCCTTATGGGGCTTTGGGGGAGCGAACTTGATTTTTCCCTCCCAAACAAATTGCCACAATTGCCGAAGTCACTCAGATCCGGAGCGGCAATCGAAGCTGAAGCTCTACGCAACCGGGTCGATCTCAAGATAGCGCTATTGGAGCTTGAGTTGGCAGCCAAAGCCTTTGGGCTGACAAACGCGACACGATATCTGACCGATCTGGAACTCATAAGTGGCGTGGAAATCGAACAGGAAGTCGAGACAGAGTATGAACTGAACGGCGGCCATCTCGATCAGCGCGAAGAGCGCAAGCTGGTCATGACCCCACAACTTGAGTTTGAATTCGTCATCCCGATCTTCGATTCCGGTCAAGCACGGCTTCGCAAGGCCGAATTGGCTTATTTGAAAGCAGCCAATCTGGTGGCCGAGCGGGCGGTAAACGTCCGTTCCGAGGCCCGTTCAGCCTACACCAGCTATCGCGCGCGGCATGAACTGGCGCGCCACTACAAGAGCAATGTCCTGCCGCTGCGTCAGAGCATCGAAGAAGAGAGTCTCCTCACCTACAATGGCATGATCACCAACACCTTTGAACTGCTCGCTGATACGCGGGCGAAAATCAGCACGCTCTTACTTTCAGTCAGTGCCAAGCGAGACTTCTGGTTGGCTGACGCTGATCTGAACGCGGTGATCTTCGGCCCGGGATCGGGAGCAAGTGCAGGCAGTGCGGCAGCGCCGGAGATGGCGGAGTCCGGCGGAAGTCCTCACTGA
- a CDS encoding YnfA family protein produces MPTLAIYAAAALAEIAGCFAIWAWWRLGASAVWLVPGVASLIAFGWLLAQIDSAFAGRAYAAYGGVYIVASVLWMWLAEGERPDHWDLTGGVVCLAGAALILFAPRGV; encoded by the coding sequence CTGCCGACCTTGGCGATCTATGCCGCCGCGGCTCTGGCCGAGATTGCGGGCTGTTTCGCGATCTGGGCTTGGTGGCGCCTCGGCGCCTCAGCGGTTTGGCTGGTTCCAGGCGTTGCGAGCCTGATCGCCTTTGGCTGGCTCCTGGCGCAGATCGACTCGGCCTTCGCCGGCCGCGCCTACGCAGCCTACGGGGGCGTCTACATCGTGGCGTCCGTGCTCTGGATGTGGCTGGCCGAAGGCGAGCGACCCGACCACTGGGACCTCACAGGCGGCGTCGTTTGCCTTGCGGGCGCGGCCCTGATCCTGTTCGCCCCGCGCGGCGTCTAG
- a CDS encoding DUF302 domain-containing protein produces MDYTINRIVANATFEEVDTRVREALTAEGFGVLTEIDVQKTMKKKLEKQMPPYRILGACNPQMAYKALEMEPRVGAMLPCNVILREVPEGVEIGAVDPVASMSAIENPQLLSVAEEVRTRLKKVVESV; encoded by the coding sequence ATGGACTACACCATCAATCGAATTGTCGCCAACGCCACCTTCGAGGAGGTCGATACGCGAGTCCGTGAGGCGCTAACGGCCGAGGGTTTCGGGGTTTTAACGGAAATTGACGTCCAGAAAACCATGAAAAAGAAGCTCGAGAAGCAGATGCCACCCTATCGTATCCTTGGTGCCTGCAACCCGCAGATGGCGTACAAGGCGCTTGAGATGGAGCCTCGGGTGGGGGCGATGCTGCCATGCAACGTGATATTGCGAGAGGTCCCTGAAGGTGTTGAAATCGGAGCGGTCGATCCGGTTGCTTCAATGAGTGCAATAGAAAATCCTCAACTCCTCTCAGTTGCGGAAGAGGTGAGAACGCGTTTGAAAAAGGTCGTTGAATCAGTCTGA
- a CDS encoding multicopper oxidase family protein, which produces MERRKFLLGALAGLAAPAVVGRASASDDSGSSLPIPPLVDVHESSPTLLEAINGERAFIGHQRARVLGWSQSYLGPTLRMRRGRAARMLVANRLDRAITSHWHGLHVPGWQDGGPQTLIAPGSRLDQTLEIEQPAGTYWYHSHPHGETGEQVYLGLAGMLLIEDAGSSHTELLPVEYGVDDIPLIVQDRAFTRRGELAYDDDGMALMQGFRGDKVVINGAISPKKHVPPGIVRLRLLNASNSRVYRFQFDDGYEFHKIAGDAGLLPAPVRMDVVELAPAERVEILVDFSDGRTRQLVSPDVPVSMMGGGMMGNGSMGRMMGQGASSDPDQMLLILTLEVDQAKKASKIALPTLFSQAPSPDFGEPVRRRKFQLNMMMGMGMMGAMLGGKADLGINGKTYDMGRIDETIRLGETEIWEISADMMAHPFHVHGTSFQVLSQNGRRVDYASTGLKDVVWVDGSAEILVRFNHPAGPDAPYMYHCHILEHEDAGMMGQFTVS; this is translated from the coding sequence ATGGAACGGCGGAAATTTTTACTGGGCGCGCTCGCTGGGTTGGCCGCTCCGGCTGTGGTTGGACGTGCTTCAGCAAGTGACGACTCCGGCAGCAGCCTGCCGATTCCTCCGCTGGTTGACGTCCATGAAAGTTCTCCCACTTTGCTTGAGGCGATAAACGGGGAGCGAGCATTTATCGGGCACCAACGAGCTAGAGTGCTTGGGTGGTCCCAAAGCTATCTAGGCCCCACTCTTAGAATGCGCCGTGGGAGAGCGGCACGTATGTTGGTGGCCAACCGTCTTGATCGCGCCATCACCTCACACTGGCACGGCCTGCATGTGCCTGGGTGGCAGGATGGCGGGCCGCAGACCTTGATCGCACCGGGCTCCAGATTGGATCAGACTCTCGAGATAGAACAACCGGCGGGTACCTACTGGTACCATTCCCATCCCCATGGGGAGACTGGCGAGCAGGTCTATCTAGGATTGGCAGGAATGCTCCTTATCGAGGACGCAGGCAGTTCCCATACTGAGCTGTTGCCGGTCGAGTACGGGGTCGATGATATCCCGCTTATTGTTCAGGATCGCGCTTTCACCAGACGTGGTGAGTTAGCATATGACGATGATGGAATGGCCCTGATGCAGGGGTTCCGGGGCGACAAGGTTGTCATCAATGGAGCAATCAGCCCTAAAAAACATGTGCCACCTGGTATCGTGCGTCTTCGTCTTCTCAATGCCTCCAATTCGCGCGTCTACCGTTTCCAGTTTGATGATGGATATGAATTTCACAAGATTGCTGGCGACGCAGGGTTGTTGCCCGCGCCTGTCCGGATGGACGTTGTGGAGCTTGCGCCAGCTGAACGTGTTGAGATCCTCGTAGACTTCAGTGACGGTCGTACCAGACAACTGGTTTCTCCCGATGTGCCGGTATCCATGATGGGCGGAGGCATGATGGGAAATGGAAGTATGGGGCGCATGATGGGGCAGGGTGCTTCATCCGACCCTGACCAAATGCTGTTAATACTCACCCTCGAAGTAGATCAGGCGAAAAAAGCCAGCAAGATCGCGCTGCCCACTCTTTTCTCGCAAGCTCCTAGTCCCGATTTCGGTGAGCCCGTACGCCGGCGCAAATTTCAGCTCAACATGATGATGGGGATGGGGATGATGGGAGCCATGCTGGGTGGCAAGGCTGATCTCGGGATCAATGGCAAGACCTATGACATGGGACGGATCGACGAAACCATTCGGCTAGGTGAAACCGAAATCTGGGAAATTTCGGCAGATATGATGGCTCACCCCTTCCACGTGCATGGCACGTCATTTCAGGTGCTAAGTCAGAACGGTCGTAGGGTCGACTACGCCAGTACTGGTCTTAAGGACGTGGTATGGGTTGATGGTTCAGCCGAGATATTGGTCCGTTTCAATCATCCGGCAGGGCCAGATGCGCCATATATGTATCACTGTCATATCCTCGAACATGAAGATGCAGGCATGATGGGTCAGTTCACCGTCAGCTGA
- a CDS encoding multicopper oxidase family protein gives MNSAISRRVFLIGSAAGALNFRSSFASSASAPAFELVAREEDRSLVADPAVRSPTWLYNGSLPGPLLRAVKGQVVTVRFKNELSQPTSIHWHGIRLENAMDGVPGLTQDPVQPGSSFEYRFQVPDAGTFWYHAHEQSWEQVARGLYGALIVDEEQVVLPPEQDISLVVDDWRLTSEGVLDTRSFGALSDWSHGGRMGNWLTVNGEPEKVFELQRGKWYRLRLINTCNARILALDPTRFRAQIIAYDGQTLAEPAEAPYAPLLLGPAQRMDLLFQAQDEFELEELSGPQPFPFVRFHVGGEANVATRRPEFVPADLPEPVLDDALQVRLEMAGGAMGKQVEMRYNGEVLEGEEVIEARQFWSFNGVANLAEAPLFTAQLGRSISLTIVNETAFPHAMHLHGHHFRVLSRSEASVDDGKPWRDTFLIGPSQTTHIAFVADNPGRWLLHCHMLEHAAAGMNTWFEVTA, from the coding sequence ATGAATAGTGCGATTTCGCGAAGGGTCTTTCTGATCGGATCTGCCGCAGGTGCATTGAACTTTCGTTCAAGCTTCGCCTCCTCCGCTTCCGCACCGGCATTTGAGCTCGTCGCTCGAGAAGAAGATCGGTCTTTGGTTGCTGACCCTGCAGTTCGCTCACCAACGTGGTTGTACAATGGCAGCTTGCCCGGCCCTCTGCTGCGTGCGGTGAAAGGGCAGGTCGTGACGGTCCGCTTCAAAAACGAACTAAGCCAGCCTACTTCCATTCACTGGCATGGTATCAGGTTGGAGAATGCGATGGACGGGGTGCCTGGGCTAACACAGGATCCTGTGCAACCAGGCTCAAGTTTCGAATACCGGTTCCAGGTCCCTGATGCCGGAACGTTCTGGTATCACGCGCATGAGCAGAGCTGGGAACAGGTTGCGCGGGGGCTTTATGGGGCCCTAATCGTGGATGAGGAGCAGGTAGTTCTGCCCCCCGAGCAGGACATCTCCCTTGTGGTGGACGATTGGCGGTTAACCTCGGAGGGTGTACTGGACACACGTTCCTTTGGCGCACTCTCAGACTGGAGCCATGGAGGCCGCATGGGCAACTGGCTGACTGTTAACGGGGAGCCGGAGAAAGTATTCGAGTTGCAGCGTGGCAAGTGGTACCGGCTCCGTCTGATTAATACCTGCAACGCTAGGATACTCGCTCTCGATCCCACTCGCTTCCGAGCGCAGATCATTGCCTATGATGGCCAGACCTTGGCCGAGCCCGCCGAAGCGCCGTACGCTCCCCTGCTGCTTGGACCGGCTCAGCGCATGGACCTTCTGTTTCAGGCGCAGGACGAATTCGAACTCGAAGAGCTTTCCGGTCCTCAGCCGTTTCCCTTTGTCCGCTTCCATGTAGGCGGTGAGGCCAACGTTGCGACCCGACGTCCCGAATTTGTTCCCGCGGATCTTCCCGAACCTGTTCTGGATGATGCTCTCCAGGTGCGACTGGAAATGGCTGGGGGGGCAATGGGGAAGCAGGTTGAAATGCGCTACAATGGGGAGGTTCTGGAAGGTGAGGAGGTCATTGAAGCGCGCCAGTTCTGGTCGTTCAACGGGGTCGCCAATCTGGCTGAAGCCCCCCTCTTCACGGCGCAGCTTGGCCGTTCAATCTCCTTGACGATCGTCAACGAGACGGCCTTTCCCCATGCGATGCATCTCCACGGGCATCATTTCCGCGTCTTGAGCCGCAGTGAGGCTAGCGTCGACGACGGAAAGCCATGGCGCGACACCTTTCTTATCGGACCGTCGCAGACAACACATATCGCCTTCGTGGCCGATAATCCCGGGCGCTGGTTGTTGCATTGCCACATGCTGGAACATGCTGCAGCAGGGATGAATACTTGGTTCGAAGTGACCGCCTAG
- a CDS encoding cupredoxin domain-containing protein translates to MNSKLAILAIFFTTSAFAAGEHAGSHDEFAVGTPGNASDAARTVEVELTETEDGQMVFKPDSVDVKRGETIRFMLHNTGELEHEFVLGKHEKLMDHKKEMMSQMDMKHDDPNAAFLAPGAKAELVWTFTNSGDFQFACLIPGHFESGMVGALVVTEDTAETN, encoded by the coding sequence ATGAACTCCAAGCTCGCGATCCTAGCGATCTTCTTTACAACGTCTGCTTTCGCGGCAGGCGAACACGCCGGCTCCCATGATGAGTTTGCTGTAGGAACTCCCGGTAACGCGTCGGATGCCGCGCGCACCGTGGAAGTGGAACTCACTGAGACCGAAGATGGACAGATGGTGTTCAAACCGGATTCCGTTGACGTGAAACGCGGTGAAACTATCCGTTTCATGCTGCATAATACCGGGGAGCTTGAGCATGAGTTTGTGCTCGGCAAGCACGAAAAGCTGATGGATCATAAAAAAGAGATGATGTCGCAAATGGACATGAAGCATGATGATCCAAACGCGGCATTCCTTGCTCCTGGTGCCAAGGCCGAACTTGTCTGGACTTTCACGAATTCTGGTGATTTCCAGTTTGCCTGCCTCATTCCCGGGCATTTCGAATCGGGGATGGTGGGAGCGCTAGTGGTCACCGAGGACACCGCCGAAACGAACTGA